In one window of Nocardia brasiliensis DNA:
- a CDS encoding LLM class F420-dependent oxidoreductase, whose protein sequence is MSRPVRIGVQLQPQHAPKYGLIRDAVRRAEDAGVDIVFNWDHFYPLTGDPDGAHFECWTMLGALAEQTERVEIGALVTGGGYRNPDLLADMARTVDHISDGRLILGIGAGWFQKDYDQYGYEFGTAGSRLALLKENMARLTVRLRALNPAPTRQIPILIGGGGERKTLRLVAEYAHMWHSFADLDQLVHKNKVLAEHCAAVGTDDTRIERSVPWPGLEQAPAFVAAGVSTFTVGVSGPDYDLSTVERALRWRDEVNPEQVSGLA, encoded by the coding sequence ATGAGCCGCCCGGTTCGGATCGGAGTTCAGTTACAGCCGCAGCACGCGCCGAAGTACGGGCTGATCCGCGATGCCGTGCGCCGTGCCGAGGACGCGGGCGTCGACATCGTCTTCAACTGGGATCACTTCTATCCGCTCACCGGCGACCCGGACGGCGCGCACTTCGAGTGCTGGACCATGCTCGGCGCGCTCGCCGAGCAGACCGAACGGGTGGAGATCGGCGCGCTGGTCACCGGCGGCGGCTACCGCAACCCGGACCTGCTCGCCGATATGGCGCGCACGGTGGATCACATCAGCGACGGCAGGCTCATCCTCGGCATCGGTGCGGGCTGGTTCCAGAAGGACTACGACCAGTACGGCTACGAGTTCGGCACGGCGGGCAGCAGGCTCGCGCTGCTGAAGGAGAACATGGCCAGGCTCACCGTGCGGCTTCGCGCGCTGAACCCGGCGCCGACCAGGCAGATCCCGATCCTCATCGGCGGTGGTGGCGAGCGCAAGACGCTGCGCCTGGTCGCCGAGTACGCGCACATGTGGCACAGCTTCGCCGACCTGGACCAGCTCGTGCACAAGAACAAGGTGCTCGCCGAGCATTGTGCCGCGGTCGGCACCGACGACACGAGGATCGAGCGTTCGGTGCCGTGGCCGGGGCTCGAGCAGGCGCCCGCCTTCGTCGCCGCCGGTGTGTCCACCTTCACGGTCGGTGTCAGCGGGCCCGACTACGACCTGAGCACGGTGGAGCGCGCGCTTCGCTGGCGCGACGAGGTCAACCCCGAGCAGGTCAGCGGGCTCGCCTGA
- a CDS encoding tellurite resistance/C4-dicarboxylate transporter family protein, with protein sequence MHVTCGDARAGVLVDLGVGVGWDGWVARRWWRELPPAAGSFVMATGIVSVGLHLTGFEVVSLSGLVLAAVVWLVLVFDFAERLLRNRSRWLSEADTPPALTGIAATTVLGTRLAQLGLLGVAAVLLAAATLVWPVLLNAVLRQARRRMPGAVFLVCVSTQGLAVLAGTLALAGAGDWLILATAVFFSLGLLLYVGALARFDVAQVWTGAGDQWIATGALAISALVASKLVAAHQLTGGMHGLLRIVALIVLGLNLIGYAVLLVAEVLRPRPGYDIRRWATVFPLGMTAVAALSTGAAVGVPALHLLGELLLVVAVGAWALTFTVLLTDRSTFRPRRA encoded by the coding sequence GTGCATGTGACGTGCGGCGACGCGCGGGCTGGGGTGTTGGTTGACCTGGGGGTGGGGGTGGGTTGGGATGGGTGGGTGGCGCGGCGATGGTGGCGGGAGCTTCCGCCTGCGGCGGGGTCGTTTGTGATGGCTACCGGCATTGTGTCGGTCGGGTTGCATCTGACCGGGTTCGAGGTGGTGTCGTTGAGTGGGCTGGTGCTGGCCGCGGTGGTGTGGCTGGTGCTGGTGTTCGATTTCGCGGAACGGCTGCTGCGCAACAGATCTCGCTGGTTGTCCGAGGCGGATACGCCGCCCGCGCTGACGGGGATCGCGGCGACGACGGTGCTCGGCACCCGGCTCGCGCAGCTGGGTCTGCTCGGTGTCGCGGCGGTGCTGCTGGCCGCGGCGACGCTGGTCTGGCCGGTCCTGCTGAACGCGGTGCTGCGCCAGGCCCGGCGGCGGATGCCGGGCGCGGTGTTCCTGGTGTGCGTCTCGACGCAGGGCCTCGCGGTACTGGCTGGCACTTTGGCACTGGCCGGCGCCGGGGATTGGCTGATCCTCGCCACGGCGGTGTTCTTCTCCCTCGGCCTGCTGCTCTATGTCGGGGCATTGGCGCGTTTCGATGTCGCACAGGTGTGGACCGGAGCGGGTGATCAGTGGATCGCCACCGGAGCGCTGGCCATCTCCGCCTTGGTGGCGTCGAAACTCGTTGCGGCCCACCAGTTGACCGGCGGCATGCACGGCCTGCTCCGGATCGTCGCGCTGATCGTGCTCGGGCTCAACCTGATCGGCTACGCCGTGCTGCTGGTCGCCGAGGTGCTGCGCCCGCGACCCGGCTACGACATCCGCCGCTGGGCCACCGTCTTCCCGCTCGGCATGACCGCCGTCGCGGCGCTGTCCACCGGCGCCGCCGTCGGCGTGCCCGCGCTGCACCTGCTCGGCGAGTTGCTGCTGGTCGTGGCGGTGGGCGCCTGGGCGCTGACCTTCACGGTCCTGCTCACCGACCGCAGCACCTTCCGGCCGCGTCGCGCCTGA
- a CDS encoding ABC transporter substrate-binding protein/permease, with product MAGLPAVRSRALIAVILLAVGLAATACGSGSDGASSERNLCSPPGVSAASAAPTNLASAQTAGADKYTTATTAPVSAIDVSKLGLITPGKLSVGTLSDAPPSICVNGAGAFTGFDNELLRAIGAKLGLQVEFSGTEFAGLLAQVAGGRFDVGSSNITTTDARRQLVGFTNGYDFGYFSLVTPAGSAIAGFSDLDSGSRIAVVQGTVQDEFVVNTLHLDPVKFPDYNTAYANLKSGQVDAWVAPSAQAEGAIKPGDGTTVSQNTFSLDNFVGYAVAKHNQPLIDALNSGLDAVIADGTYAKLYQDWVPRELPPGWQPGSKAAPLPQLPDFAALAAARQPEDAAQSAPKSTLQQLRDTFFDWSLYRKAFPDLFKTGLPNTLILAVVSGVLGTVLGMLLAVAGISRTRWLRWPARVYTDIFRGLPAVVIILLIGLGIGPVARNVTGNNPYWLGAVALALLASAYIGEIFRSGIQSVEAGQLEAARAIGFGYRQSMTLVVIPQGVRRVLPALMNQFIALIKDSSLIYFLGLLATQRELFAVGRDLNAQTGNLSPLVAAGLVYLLLTIPLTHLVNYIDRRMRTGRPDRPIDPVEAATITEGRG from the coding sequence ATGGCTGGTCTGCCCGCTGTGCGGTCTCGTGCGTTGATCGCCGTGATATTGCTCGCCGTTGGTCTCGCGGCCACGGCGTGCGGTTCCGGCTCCGATGGTGCGTCCTCGGAGCGCAACCTGTGTTCCCCGCCGGGGGTGAGCGCCGCCTCGGCCGCGCCGACCAACCTGGCCTCGGCGCAGACCGCGGGCGCGGACAAATACACCACCGCGACCACCGCGCCGGTGTCCGCGATCGACGTCTCGAAACTGGGCTTGATCACGCCAGGCAAGCTCAGCGTCGGCACGCTCTCCGACGCGCCGCCGAGCATCTGCGTCAACGGCGCGGGCGCCTTCACCGGCTTCGACAACGAGCTGCTGCGCGCGATCGGCGCGAAACTCGGTCTGCAAGTGGAATTCTCGGGCACCGAGTTCGCCGGGCTGCTCGCGCAGGTCGCGGGCGGGCGCTTCGACGTCGGCTCATCGAACATCACCACCACCGACGCGCGCAGGCAGCTGGTCGGCTTCACCAACGGCTACGACTTCGGCTACTTCTCGCTGGTCACCCCGGCAGGCAGTGCGATCGCAGGCTTTTCGGACCTCGACAGCGGCAGCCGGATCGCGGTCGTGCAGGGCACGGTGCAGGACGAGTTCGTCGTCAACACGCTGCACCTGGACCCGGTGAAGTTCCCCGACTACAACACCGCCTACGCCAATCTGAAGTCCGGTCAGGTCGACGCCTGGGTGGCGCCGTCCGCGCAGGCCGAGGGCGCGATCAAGCCCGGCGACGGAACGACGGTGTCGCAGAACACCTTCAGCCTGGACAACTTCGTCGGCTACGCGGTGGCCAAGCACAACCAGCCGCTGATCGACGCGCTCAACAGCGGCCTCGACGCCGTGATCGCCGACGGCACCTATGCCAAGCTCTACCAGGACTGGGTGCCGCGGGAACTGCCGCCGGGCTGGCAGCCGGGCTCCAAGGCCGCACCGCTGCCGCAACTTCCGGACTTCGCCGCCCTTGCCGCCGCGCGCCAGCCCGAAGACGCCGCGCAGAGCGCGCCGAAATCCACGCTGCAACAATTGCGGGACACGTTCTTCGATTGGTCCCTGTACCGCAAGGCTTTTCCCGATCTGTTCAAGACCGGTCTGCCGAATACCCTGATCCTGGCGGTGGTTTCGGGCGTGCTCGGCACCGTGCTCGGCATGTTGCTCGCGGTGGCGGGCATTTCCAGGACGCGGTGGTTGCGCTGGCCTGCCCGGGTGTACACCGACATCTTCCGCGGGCTGCCCGCCGTGGTGATCATTCTGTTGATCGGCCTCGGCATCGGGCCGGTGGCGCGCAACGTGACCGGGAACAACCCGTACTGGTTGGGCGCGGTCGCGCTGGCCCTGCTGGCCTCGGCCTATATCGGCGAGATCTTCCGCTCGGGCATCCAGTCCGTCGAGGCCGGGCAGCTCGAGGCGGCCCGTGCCATCGGGTTCGGCTACCGGCAGTCGATGACGCTGGTGGTGATCCCGCAGGGCGTGCGGCGCGTGCTGCCCGCGCTGATGAACCAGTTCATCGCGCTGATCAAGGATTCGTCGCTGATCTACTTCCTCGGTCTGCTCGCCACCCAGCGCGAGCTGTTCGCGGTCGGCCGGGACCTGAACGCGCAGACCGGAAACCTCTCGCCGCTGGTCGCCGCGGGCCTGGTCTACCTGCTGCTGACCATCCCGCTCACCCACCTGGTGAACTACATCGACCGGCGCATGCGCACCGGCAGGCCGGACCGGCCGATCGACCCGGTCGAGGCCGCCACGATCACGGAAGGGCGCGGATAA